From a single Natronorubrum tibetense GA33 genomic region:
- a CDS encoding magnesium transporter yields the protein MSVGSDLLQGEDLEDDLLADWTVGNIVSTLVPLLIALSILQMVSGTVLETFEDQLLENPSLLVLVPVMIGTAGNLGSIMCSRLSTQLHLGTLEFSRDNPDIRANIGAVFGLAATVFVLLGIASWGIGRALGGTLGLGTLLFITIVSGMLLAGWVVVVSTLSVYGSYKLGYDPDDTTIPVVTNVCDITGVLILFGVVWIVL from the coding sequence TTGAGCGTCGGCAGCGACCTCCTGCAGGGCGAGGATCTGGAAGACGACCTGCTGGCCGACTGGACCGTCGGCAACATCGTCTCGACGCTCGTCCCCCTCCTGATCGCGCTCTCGATCCTGCAGATGGTCTCGGGCACCGTCCTCGAGACGTTCGAAGACCAGTTGCTCGAGAACCCCTCCCTGCTCGTGTTGGTGCCGGTGATGATCGGGACCGCGGGGAACCTGGGCTCGATCATGTGCTCGCGGCTCTCGACGCAGTTGCACCTGGGAACGCTCGAGTTCTCGCGGGACAATCCCGACATTCGGGCGAACATCGGGGCGGTCTTCGGACTGGCGGCGACCGTCTTCGTCCTGCTCGGCATCGCCTCGTGGGGGATCGGTCGCGCGCTCGGCGGGACGCTCGGTCTCGGCACGCTCCTGTTCATCACGATCGTCAGCGGGATGTTGCTCGCGGGCTGGGTCGTCGTCGTTAGCACCCTCTCGGTCTACGGCTCCTACAAACTCGGCTACGATCCCGATGACACGACGATTCCCGTGGTCACGAACGTCTGTGACATCACCGGTGTGTTGATCCTCTTCGGCGTGGTCTGGATCGTGCTCTAA
- a CDS encoding AMP-dependent synthetase/ligase codes for MNWRDAEREYEDEVIGETTLARMFEESAERNANRPAQKYKGGIYDRSLTDSVLPAATPGEFRTISYTEMRDIVRKLSAGFHDLGVEQGDRVGIFADTRMEWAQSDFALLGAGAAVTTVYTSSSPNQVEYLLDDPGASAVVVENEELLANVLEVEDELDLEFIVSMDEISGYDDRDDIYTLDEVYDRGEETFDLEAYQKRVDAPDLDDLASLIYTSGTTGQPKGVQLTHWNFRSNVNAVRKRFAPRPDKPDDVPALDEESQAVSYLPLAHVFERTAGHFVLFATGACVAYAESSETLQEDFSLVQPTTATSVPRVYEKIYDAIREQASESSVKERIFEWATDVGVEYQRADSPGPILNAKRSLADKLVFSTVREALGGEIELLISGGGSLSPELCQLYHAMGLPIYEGYGLTETSPVVTTNPPEAVKIGTIGPALPGVDLRIDETVVDQETFTDDPGEVGELLVKGPNVTQGYWNKPGATRSAFTEDEDGDRWFRTGDIVHLRPDGYLEFRDRAKQIIVLSTGKNVAPGPLEDAFAASEIIEQAMVVGDGEKFIGALLVPNTEHVRDWASEEGIDLPDDPEAMCDDERVREYIQQEVDRVNEDFEKHETIKQFELVPREFTEENKMLTPSMKKKRRVILDEFQDRVDRIYADD; via the coding sequence ATGAACTGGCGGGATGCCGAACGAGAGTACGAGGACGAGGTAATCGGGGAGACGACGCTCGCACGAATGTTCGAGGAGTCCGCCGAACGGAACGCGAACCGTCCGGCACAGAAGTACAAGGGCGGGATCTACGATCGATCGCTGACCGACTCGGTGCTTCCGGCCGCGACGCCCGGCGAGTTCCGGACCATCTCCTACACCGAGATGCGCGACATCGTCCGCAAGCTCTCGGCGGGCTTTCACGATCTCGGCGTCGAGCAGGGGGATCGCGTGGGAATCTTCGCCGACACACGAATGGAGTGGGCGCAGTCTGACTTCGCCCTGCTCGGTGCCGGAGCCGCCGTCACGACGGTCTACACGAGTTCCTCGCCGAATCAGGTCGAGTACCTGCTCGACGACCCCGGTGCGTCCGCCGTCGTCGTCGAGAACGAGGAGCTACTGGCGAACGTCCTCGAGGTCGAGGACGAACTCGACCTCGAGTTCATCGTCTCGATGGACGAGATTTCCGGATACGACGACCGCGACGACATCTACACCTTAGACGAGGTCTACGACCGCGGCGAGGAGACGTTCGACCTCGAGGCCTACCAGAAGCGCGTCGACGCGCCGGACCTGGACGATCTGGCGAGTCTGATCTACACGAGCGGGACGACGGGCCAGCCGAAGGGCGTCCAACTGACCCACTGGAACTTTCGATCGAACGTAAACGCGGTGCGAAAGCGGTTCGCGCCGCGGCCGGACAAACCCGACGACGTGCCGGCGCTCGACGAGGAGTCTCAAGCGGTCTCCTACCTGCCGCTGGCGCACGTCTTCGAGCGGACGGCGGGTCACTTCGTCCTCTTCGCAACGGGCGCGTGTGTGGCCTACGCGGAGAGTTCGGAGACGCTGCAGGAGGACTTCAGCCTCGTCCAGCCGACGACGGCGACGAGCGTCCCGCGGGTCTACGAGAAGATCTACGACGCGATCCGCGAGCAGGCCAGCGAGTCGTCGGTCAAAGAGCGGATCTTCGAGTGGGCGACCGACGTCGGCGTCGAGTACCAGCGGGCCGACTCGCCCGGCCCGATCCTGAACGCCAAGCGGTCGCTGGCGGACAAACTGGTGTTCTCGACGGTCCGCGAGGCGCTTGGCGGCGAGATCGAACTGCTGATCAGCGGCGGCGGCAGCCTCTCGCCGGAGCTCTGCCAGCTCTACCACGCGATGGGGCTTCCCATCTACGAGGGGTACGGACTGACCGAGACCTCGCCGGTCGTCACGACGAACCCGCCGGAGGCGGTGAAGATCGGAACGATCGGTCCGGCGCTTCCGGGGGTCGATCTGCGAATCGACGAGACCGTCGTCGATCAGGAGACGTTCACCGACGATCCCGGCGAAGTCGGCGAACTCCTCGTCAAGGGGCCGAACGTCACCCAGGGCTACTGGAACAAGCCCGGCGCGACCCGGAGCGCGTTTACCGAGGACGAAGACGGCGACCGGTGGTTCCGAACCGGCGATATCGTCCATCTGCGCCCCGACGGCTACCTCGAGTTCCGCGACCGTGCCAAACAGATCATCGTCCTTTCGACGGGGAAAAACGTCGCACCGGGGCCGCTCGAGGACGCGTTCGCCGCGAGCGAGATCATCGAGCAGGCGATGGTCGTCGGCGACGGCGAGAAGTTCATCGGTGCGCTGCTGGTGCCGAACACGGAGCACGTTCGTGACTGGGCCTCCGAGGAAGGGATCGACCTTCCCGACGACCCCGAAGCGATGTGTGACGACGAGCGCGTTCGGGAGTACATCCAGCAGGAGGTCGACCGGGTCAACGAGGACTTCGAGAAACACGAGACGATCAAGCAGTTCGAACTCGTGCCCCGGGAGTTCACCGAGGAGAACAAGATGCTGACGCCGTCGATGAAGAAGAAACGGCGCGTCATCTTGGACGAGTTCCAGGACCGCGTCGATCGGATCTACGCGGACGACTAG
- a CDS encoding potassium channel family protein, with the protein MREISYEPRNVRETLVELKDTSELAVDLAYSAVRYDDADLADEVVELEARVNYLQYHSRIALMLAAKRAEEAERLVGLFQVASSAVRITEAAGDVARIVLEEDGVPAAFEHAFPDADERLVRATVGEDSDFAGSRLRELELDLKEGVRLIAIRRAGEWSFAPDGDDRLQVGDVVVGRGPRDGIESVYRRATGEAFPAPTEPPETTADLERAADAVVELKDMAELAVGLAYGAARFDSDELAREVISLEEQSDVRKADLETWVIETGGDWNADELRGLLHLAAASEAICDAAVDIAEVVLRDVELPPVFGAALEDSEEVIAAVTVIAESDLDGTTIADLEFEEGAGVVVLAIRRSGGNAWTFDPTGDLVCAAGDSLLVRGPPVGVDHLRELAGNGDGLA; encoded by the coding sequence ATGCGCGAAATCTCCTACGAGCCCCGGAACGTCCGGGAGACGCTCGTCGAACTCAAAGACACCTCGGAGCTCGCGGTCGATCTCGCCTACTCTGCCGTGCGCTATGACGACGCCGATCTCGCCGACGAAGTCGTCGAACTCGAGGCCCGGGTGAACTACCTACAGTACCACAGCCGGATCGCCCTGATGCTCGCCGCGAAACGCGCCGAGGAGGCCGAGCGCCTCGTCGGGCTCTTTCAGGTGGCCTCGAGCGCCGTCCGGATCACCGAGGCCGCGGGCGACGTCGCCCGGATCGTCCTCGAGGAGGACGGCGTTCCGGCCGCGTTCGAACACGCCTTCCCGGACGCTGACGAGCGACTCGTTCGGGCGACCGTCGGCGAGGACTCCGACTTCGCCGGAAGCCGATTGCGGGAACTCGAACTCGACCTCAAGGAGGGCGTTCGACTCATCGCGATCCGACGCGCCGGCGAGTGGTCGTTTGCTCCCGACGGCGACGACCGTCTGCAGGTAGGCGACGTCGTCGTCGGCCGCGGTCCCCGAGACGGGATCGAGTCGGTCTATCGGCGGGCGACCGGCGAGGCGTTTCCGGCCCCGACCGAGCCGCCGGAGACGACGGCCGACCTCGAGCGCGCGGCCGACGCCGTCGTCGAACTCAAGGACATGGCCGAACTCGCCGTCGGGCTGGCCTACGGCGCGGCGCGGTTCGACAGCGACGAACTCGCGCGGGAGGTCATCTCGCTCGAGGAGCAGTCCGACGTTCGAAAGGCCGACCTCGAGACCTGGGTCATCGAGACCGGCGGCGACTGGAACGCCGACGAACTCCGGGGGCTGCTCCACCTCGCAGCCGCTTCGGAGGCGATCTGTGACGCCGCCGTCGACATCGCCGAGGTCGTCCTGCGGGATGTCGAACTGCCGCCGGTGTTCGGCGCGGCGCTCGAGGACAGCGAGGAGGTTATCGCGGCCGTGACGGTCATCGCCGAAAGCGATCTGGACGGGACGACGATCGCCGACCTCGAGTTCGAGGAGGGCGCGGGCGTGGTCGTCCTCGCGATCCGTCGGAGTGGCGGCAACGCGTGGACGTTCGACCCGACAGGGGATCTGGTCTGTGCAGCCGGCGACTCGTTGCTCGTTCGGGGCCCGCCCGTCGGCGTCGATCACCTGCGCGAACTCGCCGGTAACGGAGACGGGCTCGCGTAA
- a CDS encoding magnesium transporter, with translation MSSQLRDVQETIAMSPDPSDPFTSLPRDEWRDVFFALPENVREPLVAELNRSELENFIDRLDPDEVTDVLGYANKETRDAVLATLDSERREKVDFLLSFNPESAAGLMSLDYVTVDKTRDFAAVVERIRRFEDRTGQVPTIFVTDEDELLGELPGAALSVADRETETIADYVQETPHIRYDRDDEDVLEVFRQNRERNVAVLDEDEDILGVIHAADLLMMIEEAAGETLYEFTGVAEEESVLDGPGKKVRRRYKWLILNLGTAFMAAAVVGLFESTIAAVAILAAYMPVVAGMGGNAGTQAMAVTVRGISLDQVSLKTGKRVVANEVIAGAANGLITGALVAVIAIAFSFGEFGVLLGAVIGISMVANLVIAGFFGAITPLLLDRLGYDPATSATIFITTATDVLGFFVFLGLAQAVLL, from the coding sequence ATGAGCAGTCAGCTACGGGACGTACAGGAAACGATCGCGATGTCTCCCGATCCATCGGATCCGTTTACATCGTTACCGCGGGACGAGTGGCGCGATGTGTTCTTCGCGCTGCCGGAGAACGTGCGGGAACCGCTCGTTGCGGAGCTGAACCGCTCGGAGTTGGAGAACTTCATCGATCGACTCGATCCGGACGAAGTGACCGACGTTCTCGGATACGCCAACAAAGAGACCCGCGATGCCGTCCTCGCGACGCTCGATAGCGAGCGCCGCGAGAAGGTTGACTTTCTGCTGTCGTTCAACCCCGAGAGCGCGGCCGGGCTGATGAGCCTCGATTACGTTACCGTCGACAAAACCCGGGATTTCGCCGCAGTGGTCGAGCGCATTCGACGCTTCGAGGATCGAACGGGACAGGTGCCGACGATCTTCGTCACCGACGAAGACGAACTCCTGGGTGAACTCCCGGGGGCGGCGCTCTCGGTGGCCGACCGAGAGACGGAGACGATCGCAGACTACGTCCAGGAGACGCCACACATCCGGTACGACCGAGACGACGAAGACGTCCTCGAGGTGTTCCGACAGAACCGCGAGCGGAACGTCGCAGTGCTCGACGAGGACGAGGATATTCTCGGCGTCATCCACGCCGCCGACCTGCTGATGATGATCGAGGAGGCCGCCGGCGAAACCCTCTACGAGTTCACCGGCGTCGCCGAGGAGGAGAGCGTCCTTGACGGGCCGGGGAAAAAGGTTCGGCGGCGATACAAATGGCTGATCCTCAACCTCGGAACGGCGTTTATGGCCGCCGCGGTCGTCGGGCTGTTCGAGTCGACGATCGCCGCCGTGGCGATTCTGGCCGCCTACATGCCGGTCGTCGCCGGAATGGGAGGCAACGCCGGAACGCAGGCGATGGCGGTCACCGTCCGGGGCATCTCTCTGGACCAGGTGTCGCTCAAGACTGGCAAGCGCGTCGTCGCCAACGAAGTCATCGCCGGCGCCGCGAACGGACTCATTACGGGTGCGCTCGTCGCCGTCATCGCGATCGCGTTCTCCTTCGGCGAGTTCGGCGTCCTGCTCGGCGCCGTTATCGGTATCTCGATGGTTGCAAACCTAGTGATCGCGGGCTTCTTCGGGGCGATTACCCCGCTGTTGCTCGATCGACTCGGCTACGATCCAGCCACCTCCGCGACGATTTTCATCACCACCGCGACCGACGTGCTGGGCTTTTTTGTCTTCCTCGGACTGGCCCAGGCAGTGCTCCTGTAA
- a CDS encoding sensor histidine kinase: MSRAAVRRPTDATVPWLVGGLGALSFAFFLGWSLWFASVLDATAVVLGFTTVGIPALGLVWGGYRLERSTIGVDRYRRLAQWCFGCGVGFLAVNGLIMIFFPWHSTSGNVSWAQFSLNVGAVAGLTVGYVEARAIQREVEATAATVRAERLAEEREVLTYLNDLLRHEVLNSAQIIGGHASLLLEDADDRSRTHLETIDRESDALTDVIDDVRAMLNASRKPVVTGTIDLGDLLESELTALDDRAEELEIDADIPDDVFVEGNEGVRWVFANVLENAVEHNDSEPPRVAATVATRPETVAVEIADDGPGIPPETRETLFERKSENHGLGLYLVRILVHRYGGAVELTETGPDGSVFTVTLPRAHDPDDTDREAARTPGTDEDVSETATA, encoded by the coding sequence ATGAGCCGCGCCGCTGTTCGGCGACCGACCGACGCGACAGTTCCCTGGCTCGTCGGCGGCCTCGGCGCGCTCTCGTTCGCTTTCTTTCTCGGGTGGAGTCTCTGGTTCGCGTCAGTGCTCGACGCGACGGCCGTCGTCCTCGGGTTCACGACGGTCGGCATCCCCGCGCTCGGCCTGGTCTGGGGCGGCTATCGACTCGAGCGGAGCACGATCGGCGTCGACCGCTACCGTCGTCTCGCCCAGTGGTGTTTCGGCTGCGGAGTCGGCTTTCTGGCAGTCAACGGCCTCATAATGATCTTCTTTCCCTGGCACTCGACCTCCGGTAACGTCTCCTGGGCGCAGTTCTCGCTGAACGTGGGCGCCGTGGCCGGACTCACCGTCGGCTACGTCGAAGCCCGAGCGATCCAGCGCGAGGTCGAGGCGACGGCGGCCACCGTTCGCGCCGAGCGACTGGCGGAGGAACGGGAGGTTCTCACCTACCTGAACGACCTCCTGCGACACGAGGTGCTGAACAGCGCCCAGATCATCGGCGGCCACGCCTCGTTGCTCCTCGAGGACGCCGACGACCGATCGCGAACCCACCTCGAGACGATCGATCGCGAAAGCGATGCGCTCACCGACGTGATCGACGACGTCCGGGCGATGTTGAACGCGAGTCGGAAGCCGGTGGTAACCGGGACGATCGATCTCGGCGACCTGCTGGAGTCCGAACTGACGGCGCTCGACGATCGGGCCGAGGAACTCGAGATCGACGCCGACATCCCTGACGACGTGTTCGTCGAGGGAAACGAGGGGGTCAGATGGGTCTTCGCGAACGTACTCGAGAACGCCGTCGAGCACAACGACAGCGAGCCGCCGCGGGTCGCGGCAACCGTCGCAACACGGCCCGAGACGGTGGCCGTCGAAATCGCGGACGATGGGCCGGGTATTCCGCCCGAAACGCGCGAGACGCTGTTCGAGCGAAAGTCGGAGAACCACGGGTTGGGGCTGTATCTCGTCCGGATCCTGGTGCACCGATACGGCGGAGCCGTCGAACTGACGGAGACCGGACCCGACGGGAGCGTGTTCACCGTCACACTGCCTCGAGCGCACGATCCGGACGATACCGATCGAGAAGCGGCACGCACTCCGGGTACGGACGAAGACGTGTCGGAGACGGCAACAGCTTGA
- a CDS encoding aldehyde ferredoxin oxidoreductase family protein, whose product MKHVQGPLCTVDVGARTSETEDIDDVLESFLGGRALGTKLAHDRIPFDVDPLGDENRLYFATGPLQHSTMSFTGRMSATSVSPLTDGLLSSNAGGFLSRNFTGTGYSAVEITGASDDLVIVHVTDEGVEFEEVPDLEEATVPETCDYIEDEHGLENEHTVVVGPAGENQVRFASIMTSEERAFGRGGLGAVLGSKNVKAITFDGDSTHEIEIPPLQMEIHGEAAQVEHPMKQQGTTSVAEYANMVEALPSYYFSELSFEGIDGISGDRVEEKKYKKGTCSACAFACKLPTRDEESGLETEGPEYETLMAFGSNSGIDDIVDLMKSNKLCDEYGLDTISAGDTVAAYLASEDEFGNADLIHDLVEKIAHREGIGDTLAEGVDRIHDELGVENWSVKGMEFAAHDGRTLNGQGLAFATSNRGADHMYAEFYPYEYPLVDADDAFDKEGLEGKPPKVVELENINAIKDSAVLCKFSRDFVTPERMETLLDTDYEDLLDLGGEVVTLERHFNNQRGFDRGDDTLPYEIPDFEQGLAEYYEERGWNDDGTVPDGQFGGDAAAPADD is encoded by the coding sequence ATGAAACACGTACAGGGGCCACTGTGTACGGTCGACGTCGGAGCACGAACGAGCGAGACCGAGGACATCGACGACGTCCTCGAGTCGTTCCTCGGCGGGCGCGCGCTCGGTACGAAACTGGCGCACGATCGGATCCCGTTCGATGTCGACCCGCTGGGGGACGAGAACCGCCTCTACTTCGCAACGGGGCCGCTCCAGCACTCGACGATGAGCTTCACCGGCCGGATGTCGGCGACGAGCGTCTCGCCGCTGACCGACGGCCTGCTCTCCTCGAACGCCGGCGGGTTCCTCTCGCGGAACTTCACCGGAACGGGCTACAGCGCCGTCGAGATCACCGGCGCAAGCGATGATCTCGTCATCGTCCACGTCACCGACGAGGGCGTCGAGTTCGAGGAGGTGCCCGACCTCGAGGAGGCGACCGTCCCCGAAACCTGCGACTACATCGAGGACGAACACGGCCTCGAGAACGAACACACGGTCGTCGTCGGCCCCGCGGGCGAGAACCAGGTCCGCTTCGCCTCGATCATGACCTCCGAGGAGCGCGCGTTCGGCCGCGGCGGCCTCGGCGCTGTCCTCGGTTCGAAGAACGTCAAGGCGATCACCTTCGACGGCGACTCGACTCACGAAATCGAGATCCCGCCGCTCCAGATGGAGATCCACGGCGAGGCCGCACAGGTCGAGCATCCGATGAAACAGCAGGGGACCACCTCGGTCGCAGAGTACGCGAACATGGTCGAGGCCTTGCCGAGCTACTACTTCTCGGAGCTCTCTTTCGAGGGAATCGACGGCATCAGCGGCGACCGCGTGGAAGAAAAGAAGTACAAGAAAGGCACCTGCTCGGCCTGTGCCTTTGCCTGCAAACTCCCGACCCGAGACGAGGAGTCCGGACTCGAGACCGAGGGGCCGGAGTACGAAACGCTCATGGCCTTTGGCTCGAACTCCGGCATCGACGACATCGTCGATCTGATGAAATCGAACAAGCTCTGTGACGAGTACGGCCTGGACACGATTTCGGCCGGCGATACCGTCGCCGCCTACCTCGCAAGCGAAGACGAGTTCGGCAACGCGGATCTCATTCACGACCTGGTCGAGAAGATCGCCCACCGTGAGGGCATCGGCGACACGCTCGCCGAGGGCGTCGACCGCATCCACGACGAACTGGGCGTCGAGAACTGGTCCGTCAAGGGCATGGAGTTTGCCGCCCACGACGGCCGGACTCTGAACGGGCAGGGACTCGCTTTCGCCACCTCGAACCGCGGTGCCGACCACATGTACGCCGAGTTCTACCCCTACGAGTACCCGCTGGTCGACGCCGACGACGCTTTCGACAAGGAGGGCCTCGAGGGCAAACCGCCGAAGGTCGTCGAACTCGAGAACATTAACGCGATCAAAGACAGCGCGGTCCTCTGCAAGTTCTCGCGAGACTTCGTGACTCCCGAGCGCATGGAGACGCTGCTCGACACCGACTACGAAGACCTGCTCGACCTCGGCGGCGAGGTCGTCACCCTCGAGCGCCACTTCAACAACCAACGCGGCTTCGACCGGGGCGACGACACGCTCCCCTACGAGATTCCCGACTTCGAGCAGGGGCTCGCGGAGTACTACGAAGAACGCGGCTGGAACGACGACGGCACGGTGCCCGACGGCCAGTTCGGCGGCGACGCGGCCGCGCCGGCCGACGACTGA
- a CDS encoding magnesium transporter, with protein MVGHDSAADVYRQALPVILVSLVAGLFAGTLLGTETMRDGIESVPGILLLLPAFLATRGGVYGSLGARLSSGLHQGLIDPHFEWNDRLRNAVVASFLNGLIVSVFIAVLAWAILLALGRGGSLIELVIILFVAALLSAFAMLGVLLTVIFKGYRRGLDPDNVIGPVVTTVGDVFGVAFLLVGIAVAGVIL; from the coding sequence ATGGTAGGCCACGACTCCGCCGCCGACGTCTACAGACAGGCGTTGCCGGTCATCCTCGTTAGCCTCGTGGCAGGACTATTCGCTGGCACGCTGCTCGGGACCGAAACCATGCGCGACGGGATCGAGAGCGTCCCCGGAATCTTGCTCTTGCTCCCTGCGTTTCTCGCCACGCGCGGTGGCGTCTACGGCTCCCTCGGCGCGCGCCTCTCGAGCGGACTCCACCAGGGACTGATCGATCCCCACTTCGAGTGGAACGACCGCCTGCGCAACGCCGTCGTCGCCTCGTTCCTGAACGGGCTGATCGTCTCCGTCTTCATCGCGGTGCTGGCGTGGGCCATCTTGCTCGCGCTCGGTCGAGGCGGCAGCCTGATCGAACTCGTCATCATCCTGTTCGTCGCCGCACTGTTGAGCGCGTTCGCGATGCTCGGGGTGTTGCTCACCGTGATCTTCAAGGGCTACCGTCGAGGACTCGACCCGGACAACGTCATCGGCCCTGTCGTGACGACCGTGGGTGACGTCTTCGGCGTCGCCTTCCTGCTCGTCGGTATCGCCGTCGCCGGGGTGATCCTGTGA
- a CDS encoding MBL fold metallo-hydrolase, giving the protein MGPDIGDVHEVTAGDCTDCYYIDTGMYDTPEYGAAYILDDERPAVVETGLGTNHELILEALDELGIEREDLEVIAVTHIHLDHAGGAGFLAEACPNADVYVPAAGAGLLIDPERLVAGTKAAVGEQWEYYVEPRPLDEERVVEIEDGDVVDLGDHELHVHATPGHAFHQVVFEDPANDAVFTGDAAGIWVPSTEEIRETSPPSDFHLEQCLEDCETLKSIDPDVLCYTHFGPREVGDDVDRALEEYATVLGEWVDAVETKRAELADDDAVIEHFATSSEMVDVWGEEKATAEAAMNTRGVLGYLDQRD; this is encoded by the coding sequence ATGGGACCGGATATCGGCGACGTTCACGAGGTGACGGCCGGCGACTGTACGGACTGTTACTACATCGACACCGGCATGTACGACACGCCCGAGTACGGTGCGGCCTACATTCTCGACGATGAGCGACCCGCAGTCGTCGAGACGGGACTCGGCACCAACCACGAACTGATCCTCGAGGCGCTCGACGAACTCGGCATCGAGCGCGAGGACCTCGAGGTCATTGCGGTGACGCACATTCACCTCGATCACGCCGGCGGGGCGGGTTTTCTCGCAGAGGCGTGCCCCAACGCGGATGTCTACGTCCCGGCCGCCGGTGCGGGGCTGCTTATCGATCCCGAGCGACTCGTCGCCGGAACGAAAGCCGCTGTCGGCGAGCAATGGGAGTACTACGTCGAGCCGCGGCCGCTCGACGAGGAGCGCGTCGTCGAGATCGAAGACGGCGACGTCGTCGACCTCGGCGACCACGAACTGCACGTCCACGCGACGCCGGGCCACGCGTTCCACCAGGTCGTCTTCGAAGATCCGGCGAACGACGCCGTCTTCACCGGCGACGCGGCGGGGATCTGGGTGCCAAGCACCGAGGAGATCCGAGAGACGTCGCCACCGTCGGACTTCCACCTCGAGCAGTGTCTCGAGGACTGTGAGACGCTGAAATCGATCGATCCGGACGTGCTTTGTTACACGCACTTCGGCCCGCGGGAGGTCGGCGACGACGTCGACCGGGCGCTCGAGGAGTACGCGACCGTCCTCGGCGAGTGGGTCGATGCCGTCGAGACGAAACGCGCGGAACTCGCGGACGACGACGCCGTGATCGAGCACTTCGCGACCTCGAGCGAGATGGTCGACGTCTGGGGCGAGGAGAAGGCCACCGCCGAGGCGGCGATGAACACGCGAGGGGTCCTCGGCTACCTCGACCAGCGCGACTGA
- a CDS encoding DUF2391 family protein: MSRSEGPPDDPTLDDLYEQLETLAETVDDPAERTEVRRTMRLADRLSHNGMVNRVITQFTGKDKAEAFVGSVIIGLPMLVEDGVIDIGAFLATTPAFFAVNIALAVSLVVGILYVADFREVQIHNPYFGLVPRRPVWVLGIAFVTATAMMTLWGRVTWDEPWINLCQVSVVFTAMAIGGSLGDILPGED; the protein is encoded by the coding sequence ATGTCACGATCGGAGGGTCCACCCGACGACCCGACGCTGGACGATCTCTACGAGCAACTCGAGACCCTGGCGGAGACGGTCGACGACCCCGCCGAGCGAACGGAAGTCCGGCGGACCATGCGACTGGCCGACCGACTCTCCCACAACGGGATGGTCAACCGGGTGATCACGCAGTTCACCGGGAAGGACAAGGCGGAGGCGTTCGTCGGCAGCGTCATCATCGGACTCCCGATGCTCGTCGAGGACGGCGTCATCGACATCGGCGCGTTCCTCGCGACGACCCCGGCGTTTTTCGCCGTCAACATCGCACTCGCTGTCTCGCTGGTCGTCGGTATCCTCTACGTCGCCGACTTCCGCGAGGTGCAGATCCACAACCCCTACTTCGGCCTCGTGCCGCGCCGACCGGTGTGGGTCCTTGGCATCGCATTCGTGACGGCGACGGCGATGATGACACTGTGGGGCCGAGTCACCTGGGACGAGCCGTGGATCAACCTCTGTCAGGTGTCCGTGGTCTTCACCGCGATGGCGATCGGCGGCTCGCTGGGCGACATTCTGCCCGGCGAGGACTGA